One genomic window of Camelina sativa cultivar DH55 chromosome 5, Cs, whole genome shotgun sequence includes the following:
- the LOC104789747 gene encoding pirin-1-like, with product MPLAIYHHKKIELSFHKGLETNSCIPIRNKITVLEVGKTWTHTINGLDIPRAEENGVEVKVIAVDSMGIKTPVYTRTPTMFLDFTLKPGSQTHQNVPESWTTFAYIIEGDEGVFGSLNSSAISAHHVVVIGPGGLVSVWNKSTSRSLRFLLIAGEPIGEPVVQCGPFVMNSQAEIDLAFDDYQNAKNGFEMAKC from the exons ATGCCATTGGCGATTTACCATCACAAGAAGATTGAGCTTAGCTTCCACAAGGGACTCGAAACTAACAGTTGTATACCCATCCGGAACAAAATCACCGTACTCGAAGTAGGCAAGACTTGGA CACATACCATCAATGGTTTAGACATCCCGCGAGCAGAAGAAAACGGAGTTGAGGTCAAAGTCATAGCCGTAGACTCCATGGGAATCAAAACTCCAGTCTACACAAGAACACCAACTATGTTCCTTGACTTTACCCTCAAGCCAGGATCTCAAACCCACCAGAACGTTCCAGAATCATGGACAACTTTCGCCTACATTATTGAAGGCGACGAGGGTGTGTTCGGCTCGTTGAACTCTTCCGCTATATCTGCACATCATGTTGTAGTGATTGGACCAGGGGGTTTAGTTAGCGTGTGGAACAAGTCAACATCGAGGTCGTTGAGGTTTCTGTTGATTGCAGGGGAACCAATAGGTGAGCCTGTGGTTCAGTGTGGTCCGTTTGTGATGAACTCACAGGCGGAGATCGATTTGGCTTTTGACGATTATCAGAATGCTAAGAACGGGTTTGAAATGGCCAAGTGTTAG
- the LOC104788084 gene encoding putative F-box/FBD/LRR-repeat protein At3g59240, producing MNSTKMDTDIISDLPEALICHILSFLTTKEAALTSLLSQKWRYLFAFVPNLDFDDFVCWRSQLFYRDMNEVHRDFMDFVDRVLGLQGNSTIDRFSLKCNGRYPVRVSSWISNVIERGVSDLDLRGTVVSNHSMPSSVFVSKLLVRLRIENANAVVIDSAHVFLPKLKTLHLNSVVFGDGDSCLVKLISGCPVLEELVMIDLRWDGYYWNRSVSSKTLKRLTVCSEDVLEIKSPDRFSFDTPNLVYFKYSDHVAEKYETMNFASLVEARIGLLMRSHPCVVNDATNLFMGISNVQILHLFANTLEVLTFCCEPIPVFKNLIQLTVRTHGDLGWESLPALLKNCPKLETLVFEGLYHKSTIKCEDADGCLCKSSEVDIRSCLSSSPVKVLKMLNFGDVPFYSEEKEKWTAQVKYFLETMPNLEHLILCYHSLFDEDLKSQLERLVPRGASPKCRIQLTNM from the exons ATGAATTCAACAAAGATGGATACTGATATAATCAGCGATCTACCAGAAGCTCTGATTTGCCACATATTGTCGTTTCTGACCACAAAGGAAGCTGCTTTGACTTCACTTCTCTCCCAAAAGTGGCGCTATCTCTTTGCTTTCGTACCAAATCTTGATTTCGATGATTTCGTATGTTGGCGTTCTCAACTGTTTTACCGAGACATGAATGAGGTTCATAGGGATTTTATGGATTTCGTGGATAGAGTATTGGGTTTGCAGGGTAACTCTACAATAGATAGGTTCTCTCTTAAGTGTAATGGTCGTTATCCAGTTCGCGTGTCTAGTTGGATATCAAATGTGATAGAACGTGGGGTATCGGATCTTGATTTACGCGGTACTGTGGTTTCGAATCATTCCATGCCTTCAAGTGTCTTTGTGAGCAAGTTACTTGTTAGGCTGAGAATAGAAAATGCAAATGCTGTCGTCATTGATTCGGCAcatgtttttcttccaaagcTTAAGACTCTCCATCTCAATTCTGTTGTGTTTGGAGACGGTGATAGTTGTCTCGTCAAGCTTATCTCTGGTTGTCCTGTCCTTGAAGAGTTAGTTATGATTGATCTACGTTGGGATGGTTATTATTGGAACCGCTCAGTGTCTTCCAAAACTCTCAAGAGGCTAACGGTATGCAGTGAAGACGTCTTGGAAATTAAAAGTCCGGATCGTTTTTCATTCGATACGCCGAATCTTGTCTACTTTAAATACTCTGATCATGTTGCGGAAAAGTATGAAACAATGAATTTCGCCTCACTTGTTGAAGCTAGAATCGGTCTTCTAATGAGAAGTCATCCGTGTGTCGTTAATGATGCAACAAATCTATTTATGGGGATAAGCAATGTTCAAATCCTTCACTTATTTGCCAACACTCttgag gTACTTACTTTCTGTTGTGAACCAATACCGGTTTTTAAAAACCTGATTCAGTTAACTGTTAGGACTCACGGGGACTTGGGATGGGAATCATTGCCGGCTCTACTCAAAAACTGTCCGAAACTAGAAACCCTCGTCTTCGAA GGACTCTATCACAAAAGCACAATTAAATGTGAGGACGCTGACGGGTGTCTATGCAAATCTTCAGAGGTGGACATTCGTAGTTGCCTATCATCAAGTCCGGTGAAGGTTTTGAAGATGCTCAATTTTGGCGATGTTCCCTTTTACagtgaagaaaaggaaaagtggACGGCGCAGGTCAAGTATTTCCTGGAGACAATGCCAAATCTTGAACATTTGATATTGTGCTACCATTCTCTATTTGATGAAGATTTGAAAAGCCAACTTGAGAGGCTAGTTCCTAGGGGAGCTTCACCCAAGTGCAGAATCCAATTAACTAATATGTGA
- the LOC104788085 gene encoding probable LRR receptor-like serine/threonine-protein kinase At1g69990, giving the protein MKTIVIFLFIILIPFSYAEDDVLCLKGLKASLKDPSNQLSSWSFPNSSSSSSSICKLTGVSCWNAKENRIISLQLQSMQLSGQIPESLKLCRSLQSLDLSDNDFSGLIPSQICSWLPYLVTLNLSGNKLGGSIPSQIVDCKFLNTLALNKNKLTGSIPSQLTRLNRLRRLSLADNDLSGSIPSELSHFGEDGFSGNDGLCGNPLSSCRALNGKNLTIIVIAGVVGAFGSLCVGFGMFWWFFIRDGRNKNGYGVGKSKDDSDWIGLLRSHKLVQVTLFQKPIVKIKLVDLIVATNSFDHGNIVGSSRTGVSYKADLPDGSALEVKRLSNGCCVVSEKQFRAEMSKLDQIRHPNLVPLLGFCVVEDERLLVYKHMANGTLYSQLRDCSMDWPTRVRVAVGAARGLAWLHHGSQPPYMHQYISSNVILLDEDFDARVMDYGLGKLVSSRDSKDSSFSNDELGEFGYVPPEYLSTMVVSLSGDVYGFGIVLLEIVTGQKPFLINNGQEGFKESLVDWVGKHLSNGRSKDAIDRSIYGKGYDDEIMQVLLIACSCVVSRPKERPLMIQVYESLKNLGDQYGFFPEYSDEFPLIFNKQEH; this is encoded by the coding sequence ATGAAGACGATCGTAATCTTCTTGTTTATCATCTTAATCCCATTTTCTTACGCCGAAGACGACGTGCTCTGTCTCAAAGGCCTTAAAGCCTCACTCAAAGATCCTTCAAACCAACTCAGCTCCTGGTCTTTCcccaactcatcatcatcatcttcatcaatctGCAAACTCACCGGAGTTTCTTGCTGGAACGCTAAAGAGAATCGAATCATCTCTCTTCAGCTTCAGTCAATGCAACTCTCTGGTCAAATCCCTGAATCTCTCAAACTATGTCGGAGTTTACAATCTTTAGATCTTTCCGATAACGATTTCTCCGGTTTGATTCCTTCACAAATCTGTTCATGGCTTCCTTATCTTGTCACTTTAAATCTTTCCGGTAACAAACTCGGTGGTTCAATACCTTCTCAGATCGTTGACTGTAAATTCTTGAATACCTTAGCTCTTAACAAGAACAAGTTAACCGGTTCGATTCCTTCTCAGTTAACCCGGTTAAACCGGCTCCGACGACTTTCTCTCGCTGACAATGACCTCTCCGGTTCGATTCCTTCCGAGCTCTCTCATTTTGGTGAAGACGGTTTTAGCGGCAATGATGGACTTTGCGGGAATCCGTTATCGAGTTGCCGTGCGTTAAACGGTAAAAACTTAACGATCATTGTGATCGCCGGCGTTGTTGGAGCTTTTGGTTCGTTATGTGTTGGATTTGGTATGTTTTGGTGGTTCTTTATAAGAGATGGGAGGAACAAGAATGGTTATGGCGTCGGAAAAAGTAAGGATGATAGTGATTGGATTGGTTTGTTGAGATCACACAAGCTTGTTCAGGTAACTCTGTTTCAGAAACCAATAGTGAAGATTAAGTTGGTTGATCTAATTGTAGCTACTAACAGTTTTGATCACGGGAATATCGTTGGTTCGTCAAGAACTGGAGTTTCGTACAAAGCTGATTTACCTGATGGGTCTGCATTGGAGGTTAAGAGGCTTAGTAATGGTTGTTGTGTGGTTAGTGAGAAGCAGTTTAGGGCTGAGATGAGCAAGTTAGATCAGATCAGGCATCCGAATTTGGTTCCGCTTCTCGGGTTTTGTGTTGTGGAAGATGAGAGATTGTTGGTGTATAAGCACATGGCTAACGGGACGTTGTATTCTCAGTTGCGGGATTGTTCTATGGATTGGCCAACTAGGGTTAGAGTTGCTGTTGGAGCAGCTAGAGGGCTAGCTTGGTTGCATCATGGAAGCCAACCGCCGTATATGCATCAGTACATTAGCTCGAATGTGATTCTTTTAGATGAAGATTTTGATGCTCGTGTTATGGATTACGGTTTGGGGAAGCTAGTGAGTTCGAGGGATTCTAAGGATAGCTCATTTAGTAACGATGAGTTAGGTGAATTCGGTTACGTTCCGCCTGAGTATTTAAGCACCATGGTTGTGTCTTTAAGTGGAGATGTGTATGGGTTTGGAATTGTGCTTCTTGAGATTGTTACTGGACAAAAGCCTTTTTTGATTAACAATGGTCAAGAAGGGTTTAAAGAGAGTTTAGTAGATTGGGTGGGTAAGCATTTGAGTAATGGTAGAAGTAAAGATGCTATTGATAGAAGCATATATGGTAAAGGATATGACGATGAGATAATGCAAGTTTTGCTAATCGCGTGTAGCTGTGTTGTATCGAGGCCTAAGGAAAGACCGTTGATGATTCAAGTTTATGAATCTTTGAAGAATTTGGGAGATCAATATGGTTTCTTCCCTGAGTATAGTGATGAGTTTCCTCTCATCTTTAACAAACAAGAACACTGA
- the LOC104788086 gene encoding transcription factor MYB1R1 produces the protein MSRSCSQCGNNGHNSRTCPTEITTTGDDNRNAGAGEKGIMLFGVRVTEASSRSVRKTVSMNNLVQLDQTLDSNGPVEDGGGYASDDVVHASGSRNRERKRGTPWTEDEHRLFLTGLHKVGKGDWRGISRNFVKTRTPTQVASHAQKYFLRRTNQNRRRRRSSLFDIAPDSFIESIQEESQMQTPLEGIPLGSKLNRPVPVPIPIPPSRRMAGLNLSKKAPATTTEKMFPLSLNLSSASSSSSSNEQKARGGSRASGFVAMSSNGDSIMGVA, from the exons ATGTCTCGTAGTTGCTCACAGTGTGGAAACAACGGCCACAACTCCCGCACTTGTCCCACAGAAATAACCACCACTGGCGACGACAACAGAAACGCCGGCGCCGGAGAGAAAGGCATCATGCTGTTCGGCGTCCGCGTCACGGAAGCTTCGTCACGTTCTGTTAGAAAAACTGTCAGTATGAACAATCTCGTTCAACTCGATCAAACTCTCGATTCTAACGGCCCTGTTGAAGACGGTGGTGGTTACGCTTCAGACGACGTCGTTCACGCTTCCGGTAGTAGAAACCGTGAACGCAAACgag GAACTCCATGGACAGAGGATGAACATAGATTGTTCCTCACGGGACTGCATAAAGTTGGGAAAGGTGATTGGAGAGGGATCTCAAGAAACTTTGTGAAAACTCGAACTCCGACTCAGGTAGCGAGTCATGCTCAGAAATACTTTCTCCGGCGGACAAATCAGAATCGTCGCCGTCGTAGATCTAGCCTCTTCGATATCGCTCCTGACtcg TTTATAGAATCTATACAAGAAGAGAGTCAAATGCAAACACCACTTGAAGGGATACCTCTAGGATCTAAACTAAACCGTCCAGTTCCGGTTCCGATTCCGATTCCACCGTCGAGGAGAATGGCTGGTCTTAACCTTAGCAAGAAAGCTCCAGCGACAACTACGGAGAAGATGTTTCCGCTGTCGTTGAATCTTTCGTCGGCGTCCTCGTCTTCATCATCCAATGAACAAAAGGCACGTGGTGGATCACGTGCCTCGGGGTTCGTGGCGATGTCGAGTAATGGAGATAGTATAATGGGAGTggcttga